The following is a genomic window from Deltaproteobacteria bacterium.
ATGCAATCGGAATAGTAAAAAAGATGATCACATCATATCCTCTTATGGAATTCCCGCATAGTGGCGGACTGGAAAAGAAAATTAGAGAAATTTCTTTGCCGGCGTTTTGTGCAACAGGGATGTCAGCAGCCAGATTGCCGACAGGGCAAACGTAGAGCTTGCGAGAAACTTCAGGGCTGCCGGAATCTGATGTGCGAGAAGCAAGTATTGCATCCAAATGACGAATGCATAATGGAAGATATAGATGCCATATGCGTTGTCCGTCAGGCTATCCGCAAGCGGCCTGGCCGTGTTGAAAAAAAAACGAGCCATTCCCAGAGCGCCAAGGCTCGTGAATGTGCAACAGCATGAATAGACTGTTGCCTGCAGGACATTGATCAACCGGACCTGCATGCCCGCAAAGCAAAATAGCCTTGCTTCCATGGCACCGTGAACCAGATAGCTTAACGCCCCCAAAGCAACCCAGAAAGGCCATGGTTGCAGGTTTTCACGTGAAAGAGAGTGTTGTATCTTCGCACCCCCTATGACAACACCCACCAGGAACCATGCAAAATACAGCAGGAGCCGCCACGTCTGAACCTGCAACGGTCCCCATGGATTTAAGCAACTGGTGGGAGCGACAAACAGACGCACGGGCACGGTCGCAAGCAGACTCACTGCAAGCAGCATAATGACCAGGTTTGCTGGAGAGTTGACAGACCATGACACTCTCTTCCTAAAATCCCGAATGAAAAGATGGGGCACGGCAACCAGAAAGCAGAAGGCGAGCAGAACCCATATAAACCAGGACGGCCCACTCGACCAGCCATCAACGGTAAAAAACCGGTAGAGGAAGTTGCCCTGGCCGGCAGCTTCGCTTGACAGCCACGCGGGGTAGTATGCCAGAGGGCTGAGCAATACTACACAGACTACAAAGGGGATGCCGAGTCGCTTTGACCTGTCCGACAGGAAGTGCAAAACACCCTTGCGCTCAATGGATGGCACAACGAACAGCCCGGAGACAAGAAACATGAGGCACATGAAAAACATGTCGTTCCAGCCCACCAACAGGTCAAGCGGCATCCAGCGGACCGTGTCAACAACCGGTGCAGTGGATCTGATGTAACGCTTCGCGTCGAAATAGCTGAAAGTATTGTAGGCAAGGGCAGCGTGATGCGCAACGACAGAAACTGTTATGCCGCTCCGCAGGTAGTCGATGGCAATATCCCTCTTCAAGAAGGGCCTCCGAATGAATAATTTCGACCATCATTTAACACGATCCGGGAACGCTGTTAAGAGTCATTCTTGACGGCTTCGTGAAAAGTCTGGATAAGGGGATGACCTCGCCTGATTTTTGGGAAAAAATACCCCTTGACGCGAGAAAATGGCCTCCCTATACTCGGAACCGTCAAAAGCAAATTCTTATTAACTTAACCGACTTTACAGGAACTAAATGGGAAGGAACTGATATCCAGGGAGGAGGTTCATCATTCGCCGACTCTCGAATTCATATTCGAGAGCATGTCTGTTTTTAAAAATAAAGTCATAAACTTCGATAAGACTAAATGGATCAACTGATTTGGCGAGCCTGCGAGGGAATACCGTCAAGGAAACTGCAATCGGCGGATCGACAACTCCCTCCACGCCTGGCAGGCCCGGACCTGGTTGAAGGCAGGCCATGAAACCACCTAATATCGCATCGTTGTTTTATCGACACCGTACCGGAACTTGAACTGACCGCCCCGCTGCACGACCAAGGGGGCCCTGAAAGAAGTAGCCACGAAACCGGTTCTTGCTCGGTGCCAAGCCTTGCGAGGGCAGTGACGAAGGATTGAGGCCTTCAGCCTCGGCAACCCGCAAACCACAATCCAATTGCGTCGAAGGCGATCGTCAAGACCAAAATTGAGAGTATGAAAAACGAAACATTTTTCGAATAACAAAAGGAGGCCCATATGCGCACACTCGTCATGTTCTACACCATCATGATCTGCATCCTCTGGATTGTCCCAAAATGCCATTCCGATCAGCTCAAAACCGGAACCATAAAGACCGCGCCATCGCCAACCCAGATAACAGGCACGCCAACGCCGAAACCGCAGACTCCGCCCGTAAAAAGCGCTCCCGGAATGACAGCGCCCGTTCCGACGAAGCAGGGCATCACTTCCTCCCTGGGGCAGAAGGCCGTCATCGCGGTCAGAAGCCCGGCCCAGGGCACGCAGCATCCGGTCGGTAAACCCCTGCCCATCATCTGGGACAGAAGCACTATCAGCACCGTCG
Proteins encoded in this region:
- a CDS encoding acyltransferase codes for the protein MKRDIAIDYLRSGITVSVVAHHAALAYNTFSYFDAKRYIRSTAPVVDTVRWMPLDLLVGWNDMFFMCLMFLVSGLFVVPSIERKGVLHFLSDRSKRLGIPFVVCVVLLSPLAYYPAWLSSEAAGQGNFLYRFFTVDGWSSGPSWFIWVLLAFCFLVAVPHLFIRDFRKRVSWSVNSPANLVIMLLAVSLLATVPVRLFVAPTSCLNPWGPLQVQTWRLLLYFAWFLVGVVIGGAKIQHSLSRENLQPWPFWVALGALSYLVHGAMEARLFCFAGMQVRLINVLQATVYSCCCTFTSLGALGMARFFFNTARPLADSLTDNAYGIYIFHYAFVIWMQYLLLAHQIPAALKFLASSTFALSAIWLLTSLLHKTPAKKFL